In a genomic window of Acropora muricata isolate sample 2 chromosome 2, ASM3666990v1, whole genome shotgun sequence:
- the LOC136902401 gene encoding cyclic AMP-dependent transcription factor ATF-3-like isoform X1 — MTGTKICDRVQITRPAPYLKRTASLLLMDQTRNNSQELNAFKPKKTYDEIATVSTSTRKEEFTITDAKQPSEMADVKHELKNVIFNRRLAKGLDELDIPVTADNKNTGEKLTEEEEERRQQRRERNKLAAAKCREKKKVKMERLSKEVVNLIEENEALANNIQNLQLEKEMLVKKLSSHHCVLNASNMKPRSVKQENSSGSN, encoded by the exons ATGACCGGAACTAAAATTTGCGATCGTGTGCAGATCACACGACCGGCCCCGTATTTAAAGCGAACAGCCTCCTTACTTCTCATGGACCAAACGAGAAATAATTCACAAGAGTTAAACGCT TTTAAGCCAAAGAAAACCTACGACGAAATTGCAACAGTAAGCACTTCAACCAGAAAGGAAGAATTCACGATCACAGATGCAAAACAGCCAAGCGAAATGGCGGATGTCAAACATGAGCTGAAGAATGTCATCTTTAATAGAAGACTTGCAAAAGGACTGGATGAATTGGACATTCCAGTAACAGCAGATAACAAAAACACTGGAGAGAAG TTAACTGAGGAGGAAGAGGAAAGAAGACAACAGAGGAGAGAGAGAAATAAACTTGCTGCTGCCAAGtgccgagaaaagaaaaaagtgaaaatggAGAGGCTAAGCAAG GAAGTTGTTAATTTAATAGAAGAGAATGAAGCACTGGCAAATAACATCCAAAACCTTCAGTTGGAAAAGGAGATGTTAGTAAAGAAGCTAAGCAGTCACCATTGTGTTCTAAACGCGAGCAACATGAAACCGAGGAGTGTCAAACAAGAGAACAGTAGTGGTTCCAACTGA
- the LOC136902401 gene encoding cyclic AMP-dependent transcription factor ATF-3-like isoform X2 translates to MADVKHELKNVIFNRRLAKGLDELDIPVTADNKNTGEKLTEEEEERRQQRRERNKLAAAKCREKKKVKMERLSKEVVNLIEENEALANNIQNLQLEKEMLVKKLSSHHCVLNASNMKPRSVKQENSSGSN, encoded by the exons ATGGCGGATGTCAAACATGAGCTGAAGAATGTCATCTTTAATAGAAGACTTGCAAAAGGACTGGATGAATTGGACATTCCAGTAACAGCAGATAACAAAAACACTGGAGAGAAG TTAACTGAGGAGGAAGAGGAAAGAAGACAACAGAGGAGAGAGAGAAATAAACTTGCTGCTGCCAAGtgccgagaaaagaaaaaagtgaaaatggAGAGGCTAAGCAAG GAAGTTGTTAATTTAATAGAAGAGAATGAAGCACTGGCAAATAACATCCAAAACCTTCAGTTGGAAAAGGAGATGTTAGTAAAGAAGCTAAGCAGTCACCATTGTGTTCTAAACGCGAGCAACATGAAACCGAGGAGTGTCAAACAAGAGAACAGTAGTGGTTCCAACTGA
- the LOC136909052 gene encoding uncharacterized protein: MQLLNKKSTKKEQTCQLSVLGLILQDNGRFDCHVHVKLIKANKCLFILRSLRKEGYSQAELDHLFSSIVLPSITYGLPVYGASEAELTTMQCFLDRCYKRKYTSKSFSIKHLLEEQDRKVFRKVSGIDRHPLRGLLPKKKVSTYNLRNRTSQYPKVNTDSFKNSYINRLIFKYNLAM; encoded by the exons ATGCAACTATTGAATAAAAAATCAACT AAAAAGGAGCAAACTTGTCAACTTTCTGTCCTTGGGTTAATATTACAGGATAATGGCCGATTTGATTGTCATGTGCATGTTAAGTTGATTAAGGCAAATAAGTGCttgtttatattaagatccttaCGTAAGGAAGGTTATTCTCAGGCGGAGTTAGATCACTTGTTTTCAAGTATTGTGCTTCCTAGCATCACTTATGGGTTGCCGGTATATGGTGCTTCTGAGGCGGAGTTGACAACAATGCAGTGTTTTCTAGATAGATGTTACAAACGTAAATATACATCTAAATCTTTTTCTATCAAGCACCTTCTGGAAGAGCAGGATAGAAAAGTATTTCGTAAGGTATCTGGCATAGACCGACACCCTCTAAGGGGATTATTACCCAAGAAGAAAGTATCAACCTACAATTTAAGGAATCGAACAAGTCAGTATCCGAAAGTTAATACAGATAGTTTTAAGAACTCTTACATTAATCGTCtaatttttaaatacaatttagctATGTAA